A region from the Benincasa hispida cultivar B227 chromosome 8, ASM972705v1, whole genome shotgun sequence genome encodes:
- the LOC120083425 gene encoding protein NUCLEAR FUSION DEFECTIVE 4, with product MSSSIVFQWLSLVGIIWLQSINGTNFNFPSYSSQLKQQLSMSQLQLNNLAFASDAGKLFACFSGLAANYLPLWLVLFIGASLGLVGYGVQYLFVTNQIQSPSYCVIFLLTVLAGNSICWINTVCYMVAITNFGTNRQIAVGISTSYQGLSAKIYTNIVSSIFSKHSSKTTETFLLLNSVLPMGVCVLASPLARILKVVEEQGKLEVGFFVIFVITIATGIFAAVTSVGSISRMLSPLSGLVGIVVFLVLPLVVAVVEKVKESLKEGKERRVYHFTVEENKDVERVRGENQSKLERDGDSEEAMEEIGAKEMVKRINFWLYFGVYLFGATLGLAFLNNLGQIAESRGSSSVSSLVSLSSSFGFFGRLMPSILDYFLSRKKCMKSKPGWMVGLMGVLCGGFFLLLCPTDVSLCVSTAIIAVCTGAITSISVSTTSELFGANNFSINHNLLVANIPFGSFLFGYMAAFLYHKQAGGDGTGKCIGVECYRTTFFIWGCFSSFGTLLALLLFARTKTFYSTTRSHTSK from the exons ATGTCTTCTTCCATAGTCTTCCAATGGCTTAGCCTCGTTGGAATCATATGGCTTCAATCCATCAATGGCACCAACTTCAACTTCCCCTCTTATTCTTCTCAACTCAAACAACAACTTTCCATGTCACAGTTGCAACTCAACAACCTCGCATTCGCCTCCGACGCCGGCAAGCTCTTCGCCTGCTTCTCCGGCCTTGCTGCTAACTATTTACCTCTTTGGTTAGTCCTTTTCATCGGTGCTTCTCTTGGCCTTGTTGGCTATGGCGTTCAATATCTCTTCGTTACAAACCAAATACAATCTCCCTCTTATTGTGTCATTTTCTTACTGACGGTTCTAGCCGGAAACAGCATTTGCTGGATCAACACAGTCTGTTACATGGTTGCCATTACAAACTTTGGAACAAATCGCCAAATTGCAGTTGGGATATCAACAAGTTACCAAGGATTAAGTGctaaaatatatacaaatattgtCAGTTCAATATTCTCTAAACATTCTTCCAAAACAACTGAAACATTTCTTCTATTGAACTCTGTTTTGCCGATGGGGGTTTGTGTCTTGGCGTCTCCATTGGCTAGAATTCTCAAAGTAGTGGAAGAACAAGGAAAATTGGAAGTTGGGTTTTTTGTAATCTTTGTAATAACCATAGCCACTGGGATTTTTGCAGCAGTTACAAGTGTGGGATCGATTTCAAGAATGTTGTCGCCATTGAGTGGGTTGGTTGGGATTGTGGTGTTTTTGGTTCTTCCATTGGTGGTTGCAGTTGTAGAGAAAGTGAAGGAGTCattaaaagaaggaaaagagagacgggtttatcattttacagtggaagaaaataaagatgTAGAGAGAGTGAGAGGGGAAAATCAGAGTAAATTGGAAAGAGATGGAGATAGTGAAGAAGCAATGGAGGAGATTGGAGCGAAAGAGATGGTGAAAAGAATAAACTTTTGGTTATATTTTGGTGTTTATTTATTTGGTGCAACATTGGGATTGGCATTCTTAAACAACTTGGGGCAAATAGCAGAGTCTCGTGGAAGCTCGAGTGTGTCATCATTGGTATCTTTGTCGTCATCGTTTGGGTTCTTCGGTCGCCTCATGCCCTCGATTCTCGACTATTTTCTGTCAAG GAAGAAATGTATGAAATCAAAGCCAGGTTGGATGGTGGGATTAATGGGAGTATTATGTGGGggtttcttccttcttttatgTCCAACTGATGTGAGCCTATGTGTGAGCACTGCCATAATTGCAGTGTGTACAGGTGCAATTACTTCCATTTCTGTGTCCACAACCAGTGAGTTATTTGGGGCTAATAATTTCTCAATAAACCACAACCTTCTTGTTGCCAATATTCCTTTTGGGTCATTTCTTTTTGGGTATATGGCTGCTTTTCTTTACCATAAACAAGCTGGTGGTGATGGCACTGGGAAATGCATTGGAGTTGAGTGCTATAGAACTACTTTTTTTATATGGGGTTGCTTCTCTTCCTTTGGGACTTTGTTGGCTTTACTTTTGTTTGCTCGAACCAAAACCTTCTACTCTACAACACGCTCGCATACGTCAAAGTGA